Genomic DNA from Prunus persica cultivar Lovell chromosome G1, Prunus_persica_NCBIv2, whole genome shotgun sequence:
GGCAGCAATGTAGTTTATCGGAGGAGGTGGTCCTGGACCTGGTGTGAGTACAGTTGGTGTGGCTTTACCTGTCCTTAACTGTTTCCAATGCAAGTCAGACTAGTCAGTCAAGcctctctttctttgtctaccccacacacacacacacccaccTTATTTTCTGCACAGCCCCCACTCCTCCTGCACTGCACATGATAAAGAAATCACACAAGGCCTTGTCTCCTCTGTTTCTTCCACCATCAAATTATCGATCTTTATTTTCATCTATTGTCCATTTCTATCCCTCTCCAAAGTCACTTTTCACCTATTGTTGTCTCCAACCCccttctctctcaatttcttcttgttaCAGGTAGGTAGGGGCTGCTCACCTTCTTTTTGTCAGGATTCGCTTGCCAGTCTCTAAAGTATGACAAAAGGTGTTGCaagcaaacaataaaaacaccCCCATATAACCACTAGAATAGAAGCAACACAATCAGATCTTTCTCCATCTTTTTAACTCTTCTCTCCATTGAGTCCCATAGTCATACCAACCAATTAATTAACCTCTGTAGACTTCCACtcctttgctctctctctctctctctctctctctcttcctaaATTTCCCAGATGAGGACAATTATGGCCAAGACCTCTCATgactcttctttctccttctccaGGAGGTACTTCCActggaaaaagaaagtagaggatgatgaagatgattaCCACGAAATCTTAAACTTCAACTCATCATACTCACATTTCTCTGAGGAATCAGAGAAAGATGAACAGGAGCTTAGAATCCCAGTCTCAACAGACACTGCTTTGATCCCCGCAATAATACCACGCAAGAAACATTCTCTGATGTCAGTGTCCAAGATCCGGTCAGCTCTCACAGTGTTTGGTAAGAGGCGCTCTCGCTCTGGCCTCGGCACCAGAGTCATGGGTACTCTGTTCGGCTATCGTCGTGGACATGTTCATCTGGCATTTCAAGAAGAACCCAAGTTGAGCCCTGCCTTCCTGATTGAGCTTGCAACACCCACAAGTGTTTTGGTTCGAGAAATGGCTTCTGGGTTGGTGAGGATTGCCTTGGAGTGcgagaagaaaacagagaagaaaggTTTGAAAATGCTAGAGGAGCCACTCTGGAGGACTTACTGCAATGGAAAGAAATGTGGGTTTGCTATGAAGCGTGACTGTGGACCTGGGGAGTGGAAGGTTTTGAAAGCTCTGGAGCCAATTTCAATGGGGGCTGGTGTTTTGCCAGGAAGCGAAGATGGAGTTGGAGCTGAGGGTGAGCTCATGTACATGAGAGCTAAGTTTGAGAGAGTTGTGGGGTCTAAGGACTCTGAGGCTTTCTACATGATGAACCCTGATGGTTCTGGAGGTCCTGAACTTAGTATTTATCTGCTTAGAGTCTAgaaagctcattgagccatAAAAATTTGGAGGTTTGGTTCTTTCTCCATGTATCTGtcttttttgttcattttggaGCTAAGTAAGAATATGGGTTGATCATCCGTATCATGCTTCAGAATTTTAGGCATTTTGGGGGGGTGTTGGTTATGGGATAATAGCATACCACATAGGTAGGCAGTGTGGggtattttttatatgtatgtataggttctcttctctcttcctcttttcagCTGGAATGTTGGAAACAAGATGCTTATTATGAGAAAGAAGGTCATGGTTTTGCCAATTTTAAAGTTCTGATTTTTCCCttctccaaaaccctaaatcgaATTTCGTATTCAAGTCTTAATGTCATTGTGATCGTTTTTGACGGCATACCATTCTGCATGTTTGATTTCTCTTAGCAGCACCATATCAGTTTTTCACTTTGGTTCCTTCCTagtcatatattatattaggaAGATAACTCTTACATTCTTGAGGAAATCTTTAAACTGAACACTAATTATTTGTAATGTGGTTTAGAATTAAATCAGACTCTTGTTATTATCTATTTGGGTAGCTTTGATTGTGAAATGCAAAGTCAAATTCTATACTGACATGCCCACAATATGAACCTTGTCCATATTGATAAGGAGATAGTCACGTCTATTCCTTTTTTAATCGATTATTAATTAGGTACTGATTAGGTTAACAAACTCTGTCTTTGTGTCTCTCACACGcacactctctctctaatcTGATTgggaatttaaaagaaaaggaaaaaggtaTTTTCAGAGGGGAAGACAAACCCATTGGGATTCCCTAAGCTAGGTAGCCCGATAGGTCAGGGGTTGTTTGGTTGATTGaaactaaattattttcataagATTCTGGCCTATTGTTTGTCTCACGCTGAAAAATGTCACTTCTGTCTTCCACTTTATTGCCATCCTGTTCCTGTTCCTGCCTGCCTACTGAGCTCATGACTTGTGAAGCAGCCTAAAGCTCTCAGAGAGTTCATAACTTGTGAAGCAAATCATTCACTCATCACGCATTGTCATATCTACAAGCTCTTTCATGGAAGAGGAATTTCAAGTTTCACCCTTTGATCCATTACCAATTGGAAAAGGCTTTCCATTTGAGACTAAAAAACAGACCCCAGTTTCCAATACCCTGTGGCTGCTTCCTTCCTTCCTCA
This window encodes:
- the LOC18792986 gene encoding protein MIZU-KUSSEI 1; the encoded protein is MRTIMAKTSHDSSFSFSRRYFHWKKKVEDDEDDYHEILNFNSSYSHFSEESEKDEQELRIPVSTDTALIPAIIPRKKHSLMSVSKIRSALTVFGKRRSRSGLGTRVMGTLFGYRRGHVHLAFQEEPKLSPAFLIELATPTSVLVREMASGLVRIALECEKKTEKKGLKMLEEPLWRTYCNGKKCGFAMKRDCGPGEWKVLKALEPISMGAGVLPGSEDGVGAEGELMYMRAKFERVVGSKDSEAFYMMNPDGSGGPELSIYLLRV